A section of the Zygosaccharomyces rouxii strain CBS732 chromosome B complete sequence genome encodes:
- the ENT3 gene encoding Ent3p (similar to uniprot|P47160 Saccharomyces cerevisiae YJR125C ENT3 Protein containing an N-terminal epsin-like domain involved in clathrin recruitment and traffic between the Golgi and endosomes associates with the clathrin adaptor Gga2p) → MIQTTTQANLINRTPLSEPFNSYIIINWGGFLDQEMSLEDTLSNVSLYDAKKYFRKAQNVVFNYTEMEAKVREATNNEPWGTSSTLMEYIAQGTYNLREREEILGMIFRRFTEKTANEWRQIYKALQLLEYLIKHGSERFIDDTRCSISLLKMLESFHYVDSQGRDQGINVRTRAKALTELLGDDNKIRAERKKARETSKKYKGVAGGSAGVGNKPFLAGRRKGISVSADYDTDNDDDDDDDDDGLDDEEEEEEVEEASTEELSPAPIGENLLDSSRDDDNEFGEFQYAPPVDANLLATTNDAFGTFNSNAAPVTIPAVTPAVTQTVTPAIAAEPKKLDPFSSLFSSAKENTNEPLPTNPKPTPKSEPQTQQHELTDETAAENKTSDTNNDDDLFGDLKAADAGNEDSKKDTTANTGEVDLLSF, encoded by the coding sequence ATGATTCAAACCACGACACAGGCTAACTTAATAAATAGAACTCCCCTTTCTGAACCTTTCAACAGTTATATAATAATCAATTGGGGGGGATTTTTAGATCAAGAGATGAGTTTAGAAGATACTTTATCCAATGTATCACTTTATGATGCCAAGAAGTATTTTAGAAAGGCTCAAAATGTAGTCTTTAACTATACAGAGATGGAAGCTAAGGTACGTGAAGCTACTAATAATGAACCATGGGGGACATCATCGACGTTAATGGAATATATTGCCCAAGGAACCTATAACTTAAGAGAGAGGGAAGAAATTTTGGGCATGATCTTCAGAAGATTTACGGAGAAGACAGCAAATGAGTGGAGACAGATTTATAAAGCTCTACAACTtttggaatatttgataaaaCATGGTTCTGAAAGATTTATCGATGATACTAGATGTAGTATAAGTTTGCTTAAAATGTTAGAGTCTTTCCACTACGTAGACTCTCAAGGGAGAGATCAGGGTATCAATGTGAGAACCAGAGCAAAGGCCCTTACTGAACTACTAGGAGATGATAATAAGATCAGAGCTGAGAGGAAAAAGGCAAGAGAAACTTCTAAAAAATACAAGGGTGTTGCAGGTGGTAGCGCAGGCGTTGGTAATAAGCCATTTTTAGCAGGTAGAAGGAAGGGTATAAGCGTAAGTGCTGATTACGATAcagataatgatgatgatgatgatgatgacgatgacgggcttgatgacgaagaagaagaagaagaagtagaGGAGGCTAGCACCGAGGAGTTATCTCCGGCACCCATAGGGGAAAATTTGCTAGACAGCTCAagagatgatgataacgaGTTTGGTGAATTCCAATATGCACCTCCCGTTGATGCAAACTTGCTAGCAACAACGAATGATGCATTTGGTACTTTTAACAGTAATGCTGCGCCTGTTACGATACCTGCAGTTACACCTGCAGTGACACAAACAGTCACGCCTGCCATTGCAGCTGAACCAAAGAAACTGGATCCTTTTAGTTCGCTATTCTCTAGCGCCAAAGAGAATACAAATGAACCGTTACCAACAAACCCCAAGCCAACTCCAAAATCAGAGCCACAGACCCAGCAACATGAGTTAACAGACGAAACCGCTGCAGAGAACAAGACAAGCGATACTAacaatgatgatgatctCTTCGGAGATTTGAAAGCCGCAGATGCTGGAAACGAAGACTCAAAGAAAGATACGACTGCTAATACCGGTGAGGTGGATTTACTAAGCTTTTGA
- the WAR1 gene encoding War1p (similar to uniprot|Q03631 Saccharomyces cerevisiae YML076C WAR1 zinc finger transcription factor) produces the protein MSSGGEGGLSGTLLPAFSGSSSGIGSDIGNSNKNNNNTGGMQSRDSDSSAINVNEEGVIVGDNEQPGRVNVRACTLIKGAAAHDPRIIEPTQMETSEGGKLKRNSFACISCHSLKQKCVPSDFNDIYRKPCIRCLKNGKLCRFDLSKRTRKRKRRGSPLSSPSSTSPKLDLRNGHDVGGGFRKEYPISVSNNNNSIHRRPYSHDILQNDQHPISETWSSQSHTPTPIDTPTGFNAPSTSATAAAASMAAASAASAYPGGYQGGFSSGIPSGYPAGYTSGYPSGFAGGVPIMLNANGAPAVSMPSVLLGNHQLGEMPGNMASTISMQDPTSVNNTDGDNGGARDLNSSTGGSSTVGNVVTANSGNITNNNDKNSTDGSGSGLLPNRRGIDEKSGVAKEEPASSLKRRNSLFKGQLHDLLTNQKDKIGQISSSLNSLSKQWDTLIQSTMSITSSSDPVSLGVILPDEAEVRLQIFLHDVVPKVNLPFISLSADINADQLRRNKPILFSTIMSCVSGMMTQENSNKETNMKLDSFLLDLITDQIFKANNKSIELIESLLTLCFWYNFPEWAHKARYHIFNYVCVCLAKEMGPTFMHRAFGMFLEEDPSSTQHPITAPLDQYEDGARLILLVYISSLNISIFLRQSIKARWSPTIEQACSNICKRMLGENNAFNDDDKTLVVFARLNHILERIHINLHEHSAVDLPYSKECEPTQTHLDHLISKFKYDLSELFKEIPEDRHRVIAYFYSVEAYLYQYIIDSYIEKMPTKFGIGPLPANISDAFLRCYDFCARTLGEFVKLTPKLVASLPLFHSSRIIYTVGMLLLKLRYSAMALPAFQQFQHSTEDAVFLVTEVSKLLEESSNIFIFNNFLYKLRYVVALFVQTYGNKVKALVNSSDIRRSSTTNEIKSDETSRTFTTGSTEVPTKATTNTKTTTGIMEPPSNLPDPNNVILNTAYPAITNTDMISPSQTSNNQEFDNRMGLPTTSSHDKVSSNSPDIQPPSATSSGNINDYLTDVDSIILGFNALNDEFWTDIFSNDL, from the coding sequence ATGAGTTCAGGTGGCGAAGGAGGTTTGTCTGGCACGCTTCTTCCCGCATTtagtggtagtagtagtggtatTGGTAGTGATATTGGTAATAGTaacaagaataataataatactggTGGAATGCAGAGCAGGGATAGTGACAGCTCTGCAATTAATGTAAATGAGGAAGGTGTAATAGTTGGGGATAATGAACAACCAGGTCGCGTCAATGTTCGTGCCTGCACATTGATTAAGGGTGCTGCAGCGCACGATCCAAGAATTATAGAACCAACTCAAATGGAGACAAGCGAAGGCggtaaattgaaaaggaattcaTTTGCATGCATAAGCTGTCACTCACTAAAGCAAAAATGTGTTCCGTCTGATTTTAATGATATTTACAGAAAACCTTGCATACGTTGTTtaaaaaatggtaaattgtGCAGATTCGATTTGTCAAAGAGAACTAGAAAGAGAAAGCGCCGTGGTTCTCCTctttcttcaccttcaagTACTTCACCAAAATTAGATCTTCGTAATGGACATGATGTTGGCGGTGGGTTCAGAAAGGAATATCCAATATCTGttagtaataataacaattcCATACACCGTCGTCCCTACTCTCATgatattttacaaaatgatCAACATCCAATCTCTGAAACGTGGTCCAGTCAGTCCCATACACCGACACCAATAGACACACCAACCGGTTTTAATGCCCCATCCACATCAGCTACTGCGGCCGCTGCATCAATGGCTGCTGCCTCAGCTGCAAGTGCGTACCCAGGTGGATATCAAGGTGGGTTTTCAAGTGGAATTCCAAGCGGATATCCCGCTGGTTATACAAGCGGATATCCCAGTGGGTTTGCCGGCGGAGTCCCCATTATGTTAAATGCAAATGGAGCTCCGGCGGTATCGATGCCTAGTGTCCTACTTGGTAATCATCAGTTGGGGGAAATGCCAGGAAATATGgcttcaacaatttcaatgcaGGACCCTACTTCAGTAAACAACACTGACGGTGACAACGGTGGTGCTCGCGACTTAAATTCTAGTACCGGCGGCTCTTCTACTGTCGGTAATGTAGTGACAGCAAACAGTGGtaatatcaccaacaaTAACGATAAAAACTCTACTGATGGAAGTGGTAGTGGATTACTTCCAAATCGAAGGGGTATAGATGAGAAAAGTGGGGTTGCGAAAGAAGAACCAGCATCGTCTCTTAAAAGAAGGAATTCTCTCTTTAAGGGCCAATTACACGACCTGTTAACCAATCAAAAGGACAAAATAGGCCAGATATCTTCATCGCTAAACTCTTTGAGTAAACAATGGGATACCTTAATACAGAGTACTATGTCGATCACTTCGTCTTCAGATCCTGTATCACTAGGTGTAATCCTCCCGGATGAGGCTGAAGTTcgtcttcaaattttcttgcATGATGTGGTACCCAAAGTTAACTTACCCTTTATCAGCCTTTCAGCAGATATAAATGCAGATCAATTGAGACGTAATAAGCCTATACTTTTCTCTACCATAATGTCATGTGTGTCTGGTATGATGACGCAagagaattcaaataaGGAGACCAATATgaaattggattctttCCTATTGGACCTAATAACagatcaaatcttcaagGCGAATAACAAATCCATTGAATTAATCGAATCTTTACTAACGCTATGCTTTTGGTACAATTTTCCAGAATGGGCCCATAAGGCGAGGTATCATATTTTTAATTACGTATGCGTCTGTTTGGCTAAAGAAATGGGCCCTACATTTATGCACCGTGCCTTCGGTATGTTCCTTGAAGAAGATCCTAGTTCCACACAACATCCAATAACGGCACCATTAGATCAATACGAAGATGGTGCGCGCTTGATCCTATTGGTTTATATCTCTTCATTGAATATTTCCATTTTCCTAAGACAATCTATCAAGGCGCGTTGGTCGCCCACCATAGAACAAGCATGCTCAAATATTTGTAAAAGGATGTTAGGTGAAAACAATGCttttaatgatgatgataaaacTTTGGTGGTTTTTGCCCGGTTAAACCATATATTGGAGAGAATTCATATCAATCTTCATGAACACAGTGCAGTGGATCTACCTTATAGTAAGGAGTGCGAACCTACTCAGACACATCTTGATCATCTGATATCAAAATTCAAGTACGACCTAAGTGAGctattcaaagaaattcctGAAGATCGTCACAGAGTGATAGCTTATTTCTATTCAGTGGAAGCATACCTATACCAATACATCATTGACAGTtatattgaaaagatgcCAACTAAATTTGGTATAGGGCCATTGCCTGCAAATATTAGTGATGCGTTCTTAAGATGCTATGATTTTTGTGCTCGAACGTTAGGAGAATTCGTTAAACTAACACCCAAGCTCGTAGCTTCGTTACCATTGTTCCATTCATCCCGAATAATATACACCGTGGGTATGcttcttttaaaattaagATATTCAGCTATGGCGCTACCTGCATTCCAACAGTTTCAACACTCTACTGAAGATGCTGTTTTTCTTGTGACGgaagtttccaaattgttagaaGAGAGCTCaaatattttcatctttaataATTTCCTCTACAAATTGCGGTATGTGGTGGCTCTTTTCGTACAAACCTACGGTAATAAGGTGAAGGCATTGGTTAATTCTAGCGATATTAGACGATCATCTACCACTAACGAGATCAAATCTGATGAAACTTCACGTACTTTCACGACAGGTTCAACAGAGGTACCAACAAAAGCAACAACAAATACAAAAACTACGACAGGGATCATGGAGCCGCCCAGTAATCTACCTGATCCAAATAATGTTATATTAAACACCGCATATCCGGCTATTACTAACACAGACATGATTTCGCCGTCCCAGACCTCTAACAATCAAGAGTTTGATAACCGTATGGGGCTTCCAACAACGTCTTCCCACGATAAGGTTAGCTCAAATTCTCCTGATATACAACCACCATCTGCTACTTCAAGTGGAAACATTAATGACTATTTAACGGATGTCGATTCAATAATATTGGGGTTCAATGCATTGAACGACGAATTTTGGACAGATATTTTCTCAAACGACctttaa
- the BET5 gene encoding TRAPP subunit BET5 (highly similar to uniprot|Q03630 Saccharomyces cerevisiae YML077W BET5 Component of the TRAPP (transport protein particle) complex which plays an essential role in the vesicular transport from endoplasmic reticulum to Golgi) yields MAIYSFWIFDKHCNCIFDREWTLISNSASGTINSKQTEETAKLLYGMIYSLRSVTQKLSRDDTANDVRSISIGKYRIHTYCTASGLWFVLLSDYKQASYAHVLQYIHSHIYVKYVTHNILSPYDFAANENETRGQGFRKIGNRNFISSLEAFLAPMIAQ; encoded by the coding sequence ATGGcaatttattcattttgGATATTCGATAAACATTGTAATTGTATCTTTGATAGAGAATGGACTCTAATATCTAATAGTGCAAGTGGCACTATAAATTCAAAGCAAACTGAAGAAACTGCAAAATTACTTTATGGTATGATATATTCGTTGCGTTCAGTGACTCAAAAGCTGTCTAGAGATGATACGGCTAATGACGTTAGAAGCATATCAATTGGTAAATATAGAATCCATACTTATTGTACGGCATCAGGACTTTGGTTTGTACTACTATCGGATTACAAGCAGGCATCCTATGCGCACGTTTTACAATACATCCATTCGCACATCTATGTGAAATACGTAACCCACAACATTTTATCACCTTATGATTTTGCAGCGAATGAAAACGAAACTAGAGGTCAAGGATTTAGGAAAATTGGTAATAGGAATTTCATATCATCATTAGAAGCCTTCTTAGCACCTATGATTGCACAATGA
- the CPR3 gene encoding peptidylprolyl isomerase CPR3 (highly similar to uniprot|P25719 Saccharomyces cerevisiae YML078W CPR3 Mitochondrial peptidyl-prolyl cis-trans isomerase (cyclophilin) catalyzes the cis-trans isomerization of peptide bonds N-terminal to proline residues involved in protein refolding after import into mitochondria): MFKRSLIQQTRLFSSTRSQLGSKVFFDPAVNGQKVGRIEFELYDDIVPKTATNFKALCTHEKGFGYKGVPFHRIIPQFMLQGGDTDLAGGFGGKSIYGAKFADENFSIKHTKPGLLSMANAGPNTNGSQFFITTVPCPWLDGRHVVFGEVTKGMDVVKQLESLGTMSGRPKAQIVIEDAGELKDN, translated from the coding sequence ATGTTCAAGCGTTCTTTGATTCAACAAACTCGTCTATTTTCCAGCACTAGATCCCAATTGGGCAGTAAAGTGTTTTTCGACCCTGCCGTCAACGGCCAAAAGGTcggaagaattgaatttgaactTTATGATGACATTGTTCCAAAGACTGCCACTAACTTTAAGGCACTATGTACCCATGAAAAGGGGTTCGGTTACAAGGGTGTTCCATTCCACAGAATCATTCCTCAGTTCATGCTACAAGGAGGTGACACCGATTTAGCCGGTGGTTTCGGTGGTAAATCCATTTACGGTGCTAAATTTGCAGATGAGAACTTTTCCATCAAACACACTAAACCAGGACTTTTGTCTATGGCTAATGCTGGACCCAACACCAATGGctcccaatttttcatcactACAGTTCCATGCCCTTGGTTAGATGGTCGTCATGTCGTCTTTGGTGAAGTCACTAAGGGAATGGATGTCGTTAAGCAATTGGAATCTCTAGGAACGATGTCAGGTAGACCAAAGGCTCAGATTGTGATTGAAGATGCTGGCGAATTGAAGGATAACTGA
- a CDS encoding uncharacterized protein (similar to uniprot|P32568 Saccharomyces cerevisiae YDR011W SNQ2 ABC transporter) produces MEKGMASDEADSATPISYEDNSVVGITANADGTGVETDRVERAPQQNALNNEDGGKLHEMLTRNRSNGQGSQFSPEVTSKVQSLARTLSKHRLSDGSLDLPSGDDEDGFNAERILRHFVKDANSQNIDFRKTGVTMEDVSATGIDTTSLEGSTFADLVLLPYTIVRAIYKKRHQRMRKILQNINVLAKPGEMILVLGRPGSGCSSFLKTAAGVTDQFAGGVDGEILYDGIPQNVMMKNYKSDVIYNPELDVHFPFLTVKQTLDFAIACKTPAVRVNNVSRKEHIRATRDLYATIFGLTHTYDTKVGNDFVRGVSGGERKRVSIAEALAARGTVYSWDNATRGLDASTALEYAQAIRIMTNLLRSTAFVTIYQASENIYETFDKVTVLHSGRQIYYGSTKDAKDYFARMGYLCPPRQATAEFLTALTDPNGYHKIRSGFENKVPRTAEEFEDYWLQSPEFTELRKEVQEYNAKVNSDATQQFFSATMKAEKSKFSRNKSYYTISFPEQVRLCTVRGLQRIYGNKAYTVINVVAAVIQAFITGSAFYNSPSSTAGAFSRGGVLYFSLLYYSLMGLANISFDHRPILQKHKTYSLYHPAAEALGSTFSGTPFRLIGLTLFIIILFFLSGLNRTAATFFRIYLFLAMCTECIYALFDFIAAACDDIAQASSISGLIMFSLSMYSTYMIQLPNMHPWFKWISYVLPIRYAFEAMLEAEFHGRHMSCGSGSLVPSGPGYENVTDSHRVCAFIGSKKGQSWVLGDDYLYAQYTYKYWHVWRNLGIMFAFLIGYVAVKAIITEIKRPVTSGGEALIFKKGARRSLDKQKNTAQDLEAMDQMNMQEVREKISSNSSDVTRNDEQNSGAIEGFGSKGVFIWQDVRYVIPYQGTEKILLDNVTGYVAPGTMTALMGESGAGKTTLLNTLAKRANVGIVTGDMSINGKPVDSSFERRTGYVQQQDIHIAEMTVRESLVFSARLRRPQSIPDAEKVADAETVMKLLDMEEYGDALVGGLGAGLNVEQRKKLSIGVELVAKPDLLLFLDEPTSGLDSQSSWAIVQLLRRIAKAGQCILCTIHQPSATLFEQFDRLLLLKKGGQTVYFGDIGENSSIVLDYFERNGARHCEQRENPAEYVLEAIGAGATASVKEDWHEIWQRSEECRATDQKVAEWIQELSTQDFDVGEVGEKSSKYATNYFYQFKYVWMRTNLTLYRDLRYIFSKFMLQIMSGLYIGWTFYNPGKSYVGLQDTLFAAFVSVIVSAPSMKQIQARALASRSLFEVRESKSNMFHWSLLLLTQYLAEIPYHILFSTMFFCAFYFPLRVWFEASRSAVFFLNYCIMFQLFYVGLGLMILYMAPNLPSANVIMGLILSMMIQFCGVTQPMSLMPGFWTFMWKASPYTYFIQNLVAIVLHKKPVVCKKKELNYFDPPQGKTCGEYMHTFLKRSQGYIANPDATSNCAYCQVSVGDEYLSQRGVSYGNIWRNFGFYWAYIIFNLFAMVGVYYIFSVRGLRSFNPFLFIKRIIKRQ; encoded by the coding sequence ATGGAAAAGGGAATGGCTAGTGATGAAGCAGATTCGGCAACGCCTATCTCCTATGAGGACAATAGTGTTGTTGGTATCACTGCAAATGCCGATGGTACTGGCGTTGAGACGGATAGAGTAGAGAGAGCCCCTCAACAGAACGCTCTTAATAATGAGgatggtggtaaattaCATGAAATGTTGACGAGGAATAGGAGCAATGGTCAAGGTTCGCAGTTTTCTCCTGAGGTTACTTCTAAAGTTCAGTCTTTAGCGAGAACACTTTCAAAGCATAGACTATCGGATGGATCGTTAGATTTACCATCGggagatgatgaagatggatTCAATGCAGAAAGGATCTTACGCCATTTTGTAAAGGATGCTAATTCACAAAATATCGATTTCAGAAAAACAGGTGTGACTATGGAAGACGTATCGGCAACCGGTATTGATACTACGTCTCTAGAAGGTTCGACGTTTGCAGATCTCGTATTGCTGCCCTATACCATCGTAAGAGCTATCTACAAGAAAAGACATCAACGTATGAGGaagattcttcaaaatataAACGTTTTGGCAAAGCCAGGGGAAATGATTTTAGTTTTGGGTAGACCAGGTTCAGGATGTTCATCCTTTCTAAAAACTGCAGCCGGGGTGACTGATCAGTTTGCCGGTGGTGtcgatggtgaaattttataCGACGGAATTCCACAGAATGttatgatgaaaaattataagAGCGATGTTATCTACAATCCCGAGTTAGATGTGCATTTCCCCTTTTTGACGGTCAAACAGACTTTAGATTTTGCCATTGCGTGTAAGACACCAGCGGTTAGAGTTAACAACGTCTCTAGGAAAGAGCATATCCGTGCTACACGTGATCTGTATGCAACCATTTTTGGCCTAACTCATACCTATGATACTAAAGTTGGTAACGATTTTGTACGTGGTGTTTCCGGtggtgaaagaaaaagggTTTCCATTGCAGAGGCCTTAGCGGCTAGAGGTACTGTTTATAGTTGGGATAATGCTACAAGAGGTTTAGATGCATCCACTGCGTTGGAATATGCACAAGCTATCCGTATCATGACAAATTTGTTGAGGTCTACAGCCTTTGTTACAATTTATCAGGCAAGTGAAAACATTtatgaaacttttgataaAGTTACGGTCTTGCACAGTGGTAGACAGATTTACTACGGATCTACAAAAGATGCAAAGGATTATTTTGCCAGAATGGGGTACTTATGCCCACCTAGACAAGCAACCGCAGAATTCTTAACTGCATTAACTGATCCTAACGGGTACCATAAGATTCGTTCaggttttgaaaataaagtTCCACGTACTGCAGAGGAATTTGAAGACTATTGGTTGCAATCTCCAGAGTTTACTGAACTAAGGAAGGAAGTTCAAGAGTACAACGCTAAGGTTAATTCTGATGCAACAcaacaattcttttctGCTACTATGAAGgctgaaaaatctaaattttCCAGAAACAAATCCTATTATACCATTTCATTTCCTGAACAAGTTAGACTTTGTACTGTTAGAGGacttcaaagaatttatGGTAATAAGGCTTATACCGTTATTAACGTTGTGGCTGCTGTCATTCAAGCTTTTATTACAGGTTCTGCCTTTTacaattcaccatcttcaacaGCAGGAGCTTTTTCTCGTGGTGGTGTTCTCTACTTTTCCCTATTGTATTACTCTTTGATGGGTTTAGCAAACATTTCTTTTGATCATAGACCCATTTTACAAAAGCATAAGACATATTCATTGTACCATCCTGCAGCTGAAGCCCTAGGTTCTACTTTCTCTGGTACACCTTTCCGACTAATTGGTCTAACccttttcattattattctttttttcctgtCCGGTTTGAATAGAACTGCTGCTACtttcttcagaatttaTTTGTTCCTTGCCATGTGTACTGAATGTATCTATGcattatttgattttattgCAGCTGCATGTGATGATATTGCACAGGCAAGTTCCATTTCAGGTTTGATCATGTTTTCCCTTTCGATGTATTCCACCTATATGATTCAATTGCCCAACATGCATCCTTGGTTCAAATGGATTTCCTATGTGTTGCCAATCAGATATGCTTTTGAAGCTATGCTTGAAGCTGAATTTCACGGTAGACATATGTCATGTGGTTCAGGATCACTAGTCCCATCAGGTCCTGGTTATGAAAATGTTACAGATTCGCATAGAGTTTGTGCATTTATTGGATCTAAAAAGGGACAGTCCTGGGTTTTGGGTGACGATTATTTGTATGCTCAATATACATACAAATATTGGCACGTATGGAGAAACTTGGGTATTATGTTCGCCTTTTTAATCGGTTACGTTGCGGTTAAAGCAATTATAACAGAGATTAAACGTCCAGTGACAAGTGGTGGTGAAGCTCTAATCTTTAAGAAAGGCGCTAGAAGATCTCTTGATAAGCAAAAGAACACTGCGCAAGACCTAGAAGCTATGGATCAAATGAACATGCAGGAAGTAAGGGAAAAAATATCTAGTAACAGTAGTGATGTTACTCGTAATGATGAGCAAAATTCCGGAGCCATTGAGGGATTTGGTAGTAAAGGTGTTTTTATTTGGCAGGATGTTCGTTATGTGATTCCATATCAGGGCactgaaaagattctttTGGATAATGTTACTGGTTATGTTGCGCCAGGGACCATGACAGCTTTAATGGGTGAATCTGGTGCAGGTAAAACTACTTTATTAAACACTTTGGCTAAACGTGCCAACGTTGGTATAGTGACGGGTGATATGTCAATCAATGGTAAACCAGTAGATAGcagttttgaaagaagaaccGGTTATGTGCAACAACAAGATATTCACATTGCTGAAATGACAGTTAGAGAATCCTTGGTTTTTTCAGCTCGTTTGAGAAGACCTCAAAGCATTCCTGACGCGGAGAAAGTTGCAGATGCAGAGACTGTTATGAAGTTGTTGGATATGGAGGAATACGGTGATGCTCTAGTTGGTGGCCTAGGCGCAGGTTTGAATGTGgaacaaagaaagaaattatcaattGGTGTGGAGTTGGTAGCTAAGCCTGACCTTTTGCTTTTCCTTGATGAACCAACTTCAGGCTTAGATTCTCAATCTTCATGGGCCATTGTTCAACTTTTGAGAAGAATTGCTAAAGCTGGACAATGTATTCTTTGTACCATCCATCAACCTTCTGCTACTTTGTTCGAACAATTTGATAGGCTAttattgttgaaaaaaggTGGACAAACTGTGTACTTTGGTGacattggtgaaaattcTTCTATTGTGCTAGATTACTTTGAGAGAAATGGTGCTAGACATTGTGAACAAAGGGAAAATCCTGCTGAATATGTCTTAGAGGCCATTGGTGCAGGCGCTACGGCTTCTGTCAAGGAAGATTGGCACGAGATTTGGCAGAGATCTGAAGAGTGTAGAGCGACAGATCAGAAAGTAGCTGAGTGGATACAAGAATTATCTACTCAAGATTTCGATGTCGGTGaagttggtgaaaagagtTCCAAATATGCTACCAAttatttttaccaattcaAATATGTGTGGATGAGAACAAATCTCACGCTTTACAGAGATTTACGTTacattttttccaaatttatGTTACAAATCATGTCTGGTCTTTATATCGGTTGGACTTTTTACAATCCTGGTAAAAGTTATGTAGGCTTACAAGATACCCTGTTCGCCGCATTCGTATCAGTTATTGTCTCCGCACCTTCCATGAAACAAATTCAGGCAAGAGCGTTAGCTTCTCGTTCATTATTTGAAGTTCGtgaatccaaatccaaTATGTTCCACTGGTCACTGTTGCTTCTAACTCAATATTTGGCAGAAATTCCGTATCATATATTATTCTCTACCATGTTTTTCTGTGCTTTCTATTTCCCATTAAGAGTTTGGTTTGAAGCTTCCAGATCAGcagttttcttcttgaactACTGCATCATGTTCCAATTGTTCTATGTGGGTTTGGGTCTCATGATTCTTTATATGGCTCCTAATTTACCATCCGCGAACGTTATCATGGGGTTAATTCTATCTATGatgattcaattttgtGGTGTGACACAACCTATGAGTTTGATGCCTGGATTTTGGACCTTCATGTGGAAGGCTTCCCCTTATACCtatttcattcaaaatttggtagCCATTGTGTTACACAAAAAACCAGTGGTTtgcaagaagaaggaacTCAACTATTTTGACCCACCTCAAGGTAAGACTTGTGGTGAATACATGCATACTTTCTTAAAGCGCAGTCAAGGTTACATTGCCAATCCTGATGCAACTTCTAATTGCGCTTACTGTCAAGTATCTGTTGGCGACGAATATTTGTCACAAAGAGGTGTTTCCTACGGGAATATTTGGAGAAACTTTGGATTTTACTGGGCTtatatcatcttcaaccTATTTGCTATGGTGGGCGTCTATTATATCTTCTCTGTGAGAGGTCTAAGAAGTTTTAATCCATTCTTATTCATTAAGAGGATTATCAAGCGCCAGTAA